In Excalfactoria chinensis isolate bCotChi1 chromosome 5, bCotChi1.hap2, whole genome shotgun sequence, a single genomic region encodes these proteins:
- the STYX gene encoding serine/threonine/tyrosine-interacting protein isoform X2: MELAKPAFPALPQAKEDSEDWTYPMRREMQEILPGLFLGPYSSAMKSKLPILQKHGITHVICIRQNIEANFIKPNFQQLFRYLVLDIADNPVENIIRFFPMTKEFIDGSLQSGGKVLVHGNAGISRSAALVIAYIMETFGVKYRDAFTYVQERRFCINPNAGFVHQLQEYEAIYLAKLTIQMMSPLQLERSLSVPPGTTGSLKRMHEEDEELGTMQVAAAQNG, encoded by the exons gaCTGGACCTATCCCATGAGGAGAGAGATGCAG GAAATTTTACCTGGGTTATTTTTAGGCCCATACTCTTCAGCTATGAAAAGCAAG CTACCTATACTTCAGAAGCATGGAATAACCCATGTAATATGCATACGGCAGAACATCGAGGCCAATTTCATTAAACCAAACTTCCAGCAGCTGTTTAG GTATTTAGTCCTGGATATTGCAGATAATCCAGTTGAGAATATAATACGATTTTTCCCTATG ACTAAAGAATTTATTGATGGAAGTTTACAAAGTGGAG gaAAAGTTCTTGTCCATGGAAACGCAGGGATTTCTAGAAG tgctgcctTAGTTATTGCATACATAATGGAAACGTTCGGGGTGAAGTACAG GGATGCGTTTACTTACGTTCAAGAAAGAAGGTTCTGTATTAATCCTAATGCTGGATTTGTTCATCAACTTCAG GAATATGAAGCCATCTATCTAGCAAAACTGACCATCCAGATGATGTCACCGCTGCAACTGGAGAGATCCCTCTCAGTTCCACCTGGCACTACAG GAAGTTTAAAGAGAATGCATGAAGAGGACGAAGAACTTGGAACCATGCaagtggcagcagcacagaatggATGA
- the GNPNAT1 gene encoding glucosamine 6-phosphate N-acetyltransferase, whose product MLPVATAMPDDTPMFDPSILHELDWSENTAAFSPSISPSEPGDGLVMRPLCTADVNRGFFKVLGQLTETGVVSPEQFIKTFEHMKKSGDYYVTVVEDTNLGQIVATATLVIEHKFTHSCAKRGRIEDVVVSGECRGKQLGKLLMSTLTLLSKRLNCYKITLECLPTNVAFYKKFGYLVSEENYMFQRFFN is encoded by the exons ATGCTGCCCGTTGCAACCGCGATGCCCGACGACACGCCGATGTTTGACCCGAGCATTCTGCACGAGCTTGACTGGAGCGAGAACACGGCCGCGttttctccttccatttctCCTTCAGAGCCAGGAGACGGGCTGGTCATGAGACCGCTGTGCACGGCTGATGTGAATCGAG GCTTTTTCAAGGTCCTGGGTCAGCTGACTGAAACTGGAGTGGTGAGCCCAGAGCAGTTTATCA AAACCTTTGAGCACATGAAGAAATCTGGAGATTATTACGTTACTGTCGTAGAAGATACCAACCTTGGACAGATCGTTGCTACAGCAACGCTGGTGATAGAACACAAGTTCACTCACTCCTGTGCAAAG AGGGGGAGGATAGAAGACGTAGTTGTAAGCGGGGAgtgcagaggaaagcagctcGGCAAACT aCTAATGTCCACTCTTACACTGCTCAGTAAGAGACTGAACTGTTACAAAATCACACTCGAGTGTCTGCCAACAAACGTGGCCTTCTACAAGAAGTTTGGCTATTTGGTATCTGAAGAAAACTACATGTTTCAGCGGTTCTTTAACTGA
- the STYX gene encoding serine/threonine/tyrosine-interacting protein isoform X1, translating to MELAKPAFPALPQAKEDSELPILQKHGITHVICIRQNIEANFIKPNFQQLFRYLVLDIADNPVENIIRFFPMTKEFIDGSLQSGGKVLVHGNAGISRSAALVIAYIMETFGVKYRDAFTYVQERRFCINPNAGFVHQLQEYEAIYLAKLTIQMMSPLQLERSLSVPPGTTGSLKRMHEEDEELGTMQVAAAQNG from the exons CTACCTATACTTCAGAAGCATGGAATAACCCATGTAATATGCATACGGCAGAACATCGAGGCCAATTTCATTAAACCAAACTTCCAGCAGCTGTTTAG GTATTTAGTCCTGGATATTGCAGATAATCCAGTTGAGAATATAATACGATTTTTCCCTATG ACTAAAGAATTTATTGATGGAAGTTTACAAAGTGGAG gaAAAGTTCTTGTCCATGGAAACGCAGGGATTTCTAGAAG tgctgcctTAGTTATTGCATACATAATGGAAACGTTCGGGGTGAAGTACAG GGATGCGTTTACTTACGTTCAAGAAAGAAGGTTCTGTATTAATCCTAATGCTGGATTTGTTCATCAACTTCAG GAATATGAAGCCATCTATCTAGCAAAACTGACCATCCAGATGATGTCACCGCTGCAACTGGAGAGATCCCTCTCAGTTCCACCTGGCACTACAG GAAGTTTAAAGAGAATGCATGAAGAGGACGAAGAACTTGGAACCATGCaagtggcagcagcacagaatggATGA